One Succinispira mobilis DSM 6222 genomic window carries:
- the nrdG gene encoding anaerobic ribonucleoside-triphosphate reductase activating protein, whose amino-acid sequence MLKVASILPESVVDGVGIRTVVFLQGCPRHCPGCHNEKLIPFDGGEEYTATELADEILRYLTPIHRGITFSGGEPLSQADDLMDVIYLLRKAKPDLNIWVYTGFSFEEVATWAIISSFDVLIDGPFIMAERNLYLPFRGSNNQRLIDIPKTLVEKQVVLLDI is encoded by the coding sequence TTGCTTAAAGTAGCAAGTATTTTACCCGAATCAGTTGTTGATGGGGTTGGTATCCGCACCGTAGTTTTTCTCCAAGGATGTCCTCGACATTGTCCGGGTTGTCACAACGAGAAATTAATCCCCTTTGATGGTGGCGAAGAATATACAGCCACTGAATTAGCCGATGAAATTCTCCGCTATTTAACCCCTATTCATCGCGGCATAACTTTTAGTGGTGGTGAACCATTAAGTCAAGCCGATGATTTAATGGATGTAATTTATCTATTACGCAAGGCTAAACCTGATTTAAATATTTGGGTTTATACTGGCTTTAGCTTTGAAGAAGTCGCTACTTGGGCAATCATCTCAAGTTTTGACGTTTTAATCGATGGTCCATTTATTATGGCTGAACGTAATCTTTACTTGCCATTTCGTGGTTCTAATAACCAGCGCTTAATCGATATTCCCAAAACCTTAGTCGAAAAACAAGTTGTACTTTTAGATATCTAA
- the nrdD gene encoding anaerobic ribonucleoside-triphosphate reductase codes for MLITIKKRDGRVVPFNESKITEAIFKAAKSVGGVDKQLALELTINVLKFIKLQFPDGNCGVEDIQDAVEKILIESGHARTAKAYILYRAKRTAIRDAKSDLMDTVAEILVETNRDNANISNSPSAKMLQIASAASKEYYLNRLIPEKMALAHKRGDIHIHDLDFYGKTFNCVNIPLKKLLANGFNNGHGYIRPPKRPNSATALAAIILQSSQNDMFGGQSFGFFDRDIAPYMKDATDEQVFQAMEALIYNLNSMHSRAGAQVPFSSLNLGLETSPEGRKVVKNLLLAYEKGLGRGENPIFPNIIFRVKKGVNMNPTDPNYDLYKLAIRVAAQRLNPTFSFMDTTFNAPYNGEVSYMGCRTRVISDRFGEAVTDGRGNLSFTTLNLPRLAIRAEKNIMKFYEYLDEMLDLIGEQLYHRYQVQANLRVSDLPFLMGQHLYLGSENLGPNDTVEKAIKHGTLSIGFIGLAEALTSLTGHHHAESGDSLSLGEEIIAFMRNKTDKMADKYDLNYTLIATPAEGLSGRFLKIDQKEYGLIPGVTDKDYYTNSFHVPVAYKISAYDKMKIEGKFHKYANAGHIAYVEFSSPPINNLTAVEDMLRHMQESDCGYVGINFPVDFCENCGYLGVINQDYCPNCSDDHVRRVRRITGYLSTINNFNDAKRCELHDRVNHV; via the coding sequence ATGCTTATAACTATAAAAAAACGTGATGGACGTGTAGTCCCTTTTAATGAAAGTAAAATAACTGAGGCTATTTTTAAAGCTGCTAAATCTGTAGGTGGCGTAGACAAGCAATTAGCTTTGGAATTAACTATAAATGTTTTAAAGTTTATAAAATTGCAATTTCCTGACGGTAATTGTGGCGTAGAAGACATTCAAGATGCAGTTGAAAAAATTCTTATTGAAAGCGGTCATGCCCGCACTGCTAAAGCTTACATTCTGTATCGCGCTAAACGTACAGCTATTCGAGACGCCAAATCCGATCTGATGGATACAGTTGCGGAAATCTTGGTTGAAACTAATCGCGATAATGCTAATATTTCTAATTCTCCTTCTGCTAAAATGCTTCAAATTGCTAGTGCCGCAAGCAAGGAATATTATCTAAATCGACTAATTCCTGAAAAAATGGCATTAGCGCACAAACGTGGTGATATTCACATTCACGACTTAGATTTTTACGGCAAAACGTTTAATTGTGTCAATATTCCTTTGAAAAAACTTCTCGCTAATGGATTTAATAATGGTCATGGCTATATCCGCCCTCCAAAACGTCCTAATTCTGCTACTGCCCTCGCCGCTATCATTTTGCAAAGTTCTCAAAATGATATGTTCGGTGGACAGTCGTTCGGATTTTTCGACCGCGATATAGCTCCTTATATGAAGGATGCCACAGATGAACAAGTTTTCCAAGCAATGGAAGCACTTATCTATAATTTAAACAGTATGCACTCCCGAGCTGGAGCCCAAGTACCTTTTTCTAGCCTAAATCTTGGTTTAGAAACCAGTCCCGAAGGTCGCAAAGTCGTGAAAAATTTGCTTTTAGCTTATGAAAAAGGTCTGGGCCGTGGTGAAAACCCAATATTCCCCAATATTATTTTCCGAGTTAAAAAAGGCGTTAATATGAATCCTACTGATCCTAATTATGATTTATATAAATTAGCAATCCGTGTTGCTGCCCAACGTTTAAATCCAACTTTCAGCTTTATGGATACAACTTTCAACGCCCCTTATAATGGCGAAGTTTCTTATATGGGTTGCAGAACCCGCGTTATTTCTGATCGTTTTGGCGAAGCTGTGACCGATGGACGCGGCAATCTTTCTTTTACAACTTTAAATTTACCTCGGCTTGCTATTCGCGCCGAAAAAAACATTATGAAATTCTATGAATATCTCGATGAAATGCTTGATTTAATTGGCGAACAGTTATATCATCGTTATCAAGTACAGGCTAATTTACGCGTATCTGATTTGCCCTTTTTAATGGGCCAGCATTTATATTTAGGTTCTGAAAATCTTGGACCAAATGACACGGTCGAAAAAGCAATCAAGCACGGGACTCTCTCCATTGGATTTATCGGTCTGGCTGAAGCTTTAACTTCACTTACTGGTCATCATCATGCCGAAAGTGGCGATTCGCTAAGTTTAGGTGAGGAAATAATTGCTTTCATGCGTAATAAAACCGATAAAATGGCCGACAAATACGACCTAAACTATACACTTATTGCTACACCAGCCGAGGGTCTTTCTGGTCGCTTTTTAAAAATAGATCAAAAAGAATATGGTCTTATTCCCGGTGTTACTGACAAAGACTACTATACAAACTCTTTCCATGTGCCAGTTGCCTATAAAATAAGTGCTTATGATAAAATGAAAATCGAGGGTAAATTTCATAAATACGCTAATGCTGGTCATATCGCTTATGTAGAATTTAGTTCTCCCCCAATAAACAATTTAACAGCTGTCGAAGATATGTTACGCCATATGCAAGAATCAGATTGCGGTTATGTTGGGATTAATTTTCCTGTAGATTTTTGCGAAAACTGCGGTTACTTAGGGGTAATAAACCAAGATTATTGTCCGAATTGTTCAGATGATCATGTACGCCGCGTGCGCCGTATAACTGGCTATCTCAGTACAATTAATAATTTCAATGATGCTAAACGGTGTGAATTGCACGATCGCGTAAATCACGTTTAA
- the nrdR gene encoding transcriptional regulator NrdR codes for MRCPFCQFLDTRVSDTRVVNDGRCIKRRRECPNCLKRFTTFEKTEEIPLVVVKKDGRREQFNSQKILNGLIKSFEKRTISMDEILVIVGDIEQSIRQKYEREVSSDVIGEIVMQQLINIDQVAYVRFASVYRQFADVNNFMQEIQKLAKQ; via the coding sequence ATGCGTTGTCCTTTTTGCCAATTCTTAGATACTCGCGTTAGCGATACTCGTGTTGTAAATGATGGTCGTTGCATTAAACGCAGAAGAGAGTGTCCTAATTGTCTAAAACGTTTCACTACTTTTGAAAAAACTGAAGAAATCCCTTTGGTCGTCGTAAAAAAAGATGGTCGTCGTGAACAGTTCAATTCTCAAAAGATTCTTAACGGTCTTATTAAATCTTTCGAAAAACGTACTATTTCTATGGATGAAATTTTAGTAATAGTTGGTGACATTGAGCAAAGTATCAGGCAAAAATACGAACGCGAGGTTTCCAGCGATGTTATCGGTGAAATAGTAATGCAACAGTTGATAAATATTGATCAAGTAGCATATGTGCGGTTTGCTTCTGTATATCGCCAATTTGCTGATGTTAATAATTTCATGCAAGAAATTCAAAAGCTGGCTAAGCAATAG